From the genome of Candidatus Methylomirabilis lanthanidiphila, one region includes:
- a CDS encoding acetoacetate metabolism regulatory protein AtoC: MVSLNVALETARGRILVVDDDPFIGELLAVLFEQEGFEVQIAQDGCAGLLAFSEGHFNLIVTDFSMPRMTGLELAAAVRKTDPLVPIILVTGEANAIDAKAARQVGINRVIPKPFKLDELRKCVGLVRAKWPPAA; this comes from the coding sequence ATGGTATCTTTGAATGTCGCGCTGGAGACCGCAAGAGGGCGCATCCTTGTGGTGGACGACGATCCGTTTATTGGAGAGTTACTGGCTGTTTTGTTCGAACAGGAGGGGTTTGAGGTCCAGATCGCGCAAGATGGTTGCGCCGGGTTACTCGCGTTCTCCGAGGGCCACTTCAACCTCATTGTCACTGACTTCTCCATGCCGCGCATGACCGGATTGGAGCTGGCGGCGGCGGTGAGAAAGACGGATCCGCTGGTCCCGATCATCCTCGTGACAGGGGAGGCGAACGCGATCGATGCCAAGGCCGCAAGGCAGGTTGGGATCAATCGAGTCATCCCAAAACCTTTTAAACTGGATGAACTGAGAAAATGCGTGGGTTTGGTGAGAGCAAAGTGGCCTCCAGCAGCCTAG